One window from the genome of Cyclobacterium amurskyense encodes:
- the deoC gene encoding deoxyribose-phosphate aldolase: MKNLNRYIEHTALQPTVDERAIDKLLAQAKKYSFRGVCVPPFWVKKANRALLELDIQVVTVVGFPLGYSMTQTKVFETKQAIADGADELDVVWSISAFKSGMNWPKIELAQLANVCHDSEKLLKVIIETAYLNEDELTLACDNCRDAGVDFVKTSTGFAGEGAQTATIKRMRELLPSQVGIKASGGIKTLEQAMAMINAGADRIGSSSGHLIMEAWMDKNPQ, from the coding sequence ATGAAAAATTTAAACCGATATATTGAACATACCGCCTTGCAGCCCACCGTAGATGAGCGTGCAATTGACAAGCTCTTGGCACAGGCTAAGAAATATTCCTTTAGAGGAGTTTGTGTGCCCCCTTTCTGGGTAAAAAAAGCAAACAGGGCTCTATTAGAACTTGACATCCAAGTAGTGACAGTGGTGGGTTTTCCACTAGGCTATTCCATGACCCAAACAAAAGTCTTTGAAACCAAACAAGCCATTGCAGATGGAGCAGACGAACTGGACGTTGTTTGGTCCATTTCAGCATTTAAATCCGGAATGAATTGGCCAAAAATAGAATTGGCCCAACTTGCGAATGTATGTCATGATTCGGAGAAGTTGTTAAAAGTGATCATAGAAACGGCTTATTTAAACGAAGACGAATTAACACTGGCATGTGATAATTGCAGAGATGCTGGTGTAGATTTTGTGAAAACATCTACTGGATTTGCTGGAGAAGGAGCCCAGACAGCTACGATAAAGCGCATGCGGGAGCTATTACCAAGTCAGGTAGGAATCAAAGCCAGCGGAGGGATTAAAACTTTGGAGCAAGCAATGGCAATGATCAATGCTGGTGCTGACCGAATAGGCAGCAGTAGTGGTCACCTTATAATGGAAGCCTGGATGGACAAAAATCCTCAATAA